Genomic segment of Maricaulis maris:
CAAATCCCTGCGTGAGGGGCGGGCCAATATCGCCGAGAGCTATGTCAGCCCGGAGCGCGAGGGCCTGTGGCTGATCAATGCGGATATCCCGCTCTACGGACCGGCCAACCGGTTCAATCATGAGCCTCGGCGTCACCGCAAACTGCTTCTGAAAGCCAAGGAAATTGCCAAGCTGTCCGGGGCTGCGACCCAGCAGGGGCGAACGATTGTCGCCTTGAGGCTCTATTTCAATGGCCGCGGCCTGGCCAAGCTGCAGATCGGGCTCGCGACCGGCAAGA
This window contains:
- the smpB gene encoding SsrA-binding protein SmpB, with amino-acid sequence MSKPKTETGAVAVNRRARYDYEIEETFEAGLMLMGSEVKSLREGRANIAESYVSPEREGLWLINADIPLYGPANRFNHEPRRHRKLLLKAKEIAKLSGAATQQGRTIVALRLYFNGRGLAKLQIGLATGKKTVDKRQTIKDREWNKQKSRLMKTYG